The Halomarina pelagica genome segment CACATCAATTTGGCCCGTCAGCCATGAGTAGACGATTGCTACGCCCAGTAGCAGGAAAATGACCGCTGCTGTGTAACTAACGACTACAACGACTGGCAGCCTCTGGATGTCCCGAACAGTGGACGGCCATATTTTCATTTGGAAGCCAGATGGCTTCGAGGAATACCTATTCTTTGGATGTCCTAACAAACCAGCATCTGTTACTGCTCTCGCTTTCCGCGAGAAGTCGGGGTAGCAGTGAATACAGCGAAGGCCAGATGCAGAGACGAGAACGCATGAGCAACGAGAGCTGGACGTCAAAGGAGCAGGCGATTATCGACGGTGTAGCGGAGAGGAAGGGCGACGAATGGGCAGAGAAGCACGCAGAGTTGGTTCTGGCGCAAGCTCGGTTGCTAGGGGATTTGTAGGGGGGCTCTGACGGATAACGATAGTAGTCTCAGATCAAAGGGCGTTACGACGCCCAGGCATATTTGTACTGATGGATGGTACAATCTGCTATGACGGCCCAGGATGATCCGGTGCAACACTGTACGTTACCGGAGTCAACAGATCTCCATATCGCACTTGCGGCGACAGGAATCGAACATCTTGAGGTCGACAAACACCGGATAGTCGTGATCTATCAGCAGGCAATTCTCATGATTATCGCCACGGAGGGACAGATACCAACCGCGAGAGAGATCAACGTCGAACTCTGGAAGGAACCACCGAATAGCCCAACATGTGATCCAAACTCACTTCTCGCTGCATTCGTCGACGAATTGTTGGCGGCTTCTGAGACAGTCCGCCGCTGATTATTCAATTTATTATTTAAATCGGAACGCCCATCGATACGAGAGTATGTGGACTCCTGTGATAGGCACATGGAACACTTCGATAGAGGGGTGGGTAGAAACAGGAAGATCTCATTCCGAACACATCGATAGAGGGGTGTGACGTGCGTCTGACGGAGAGATGACACCAGTCAAAATTTAAGAAAGGTATATCCATTCTATCTCTGGTTACGTAGCTGTGCCCTGACAACATTTTTGACTTCCTCGTGACCTACCATATCGAGACGAGAGTCCTCCCGGAGGGTCTCGAGGATTGTTTCGGGATATTCGGCGAAGCGGAATTCCAGGAACATTCCTGAGCTGGGACCGTGGCTACGACGTTCGAATTCGACGAGCGAATACGTCGTCAACTCCTTCATCTTATTGACGTAGGTCTCCTGGTGGTATTGGTCTGTATCGAGAGAATCGGTAAGGAACTGGTACACTCGGTAGCCGGTCGTACTGCGCGCAGATCCGTCAGCCGTTTCGGCAGCAACAGCGGCAGTCGCATAGAGACAGAGCTTCTTTTGTGTGCTGATTCCCCGGACGACTTCAAGAACCCGGTTCTTCTCGACCTTGTCCTGTGCCTCGCGGACGTGTTCTTCGCAAATACGGTCATCACCTTCGCGTTCGGCGAGTTCGCCGGCAACTCGAATGAGATCGATCGCTTTGCGAGCATCCCCGTGCGTTTGTGCTGCGAAGGCGGCAGCCAGCGGTATCACATCTTCATCGATGACATCGTCAAAGAACGCATCCTTACGACGTCGGAGAATCGCTTGGAGCTGGTTAGCGTCATAATCGTCGAAATGGACGTCCTCAGGAGTAAACGAGCTCAATGCTCGACTCCCGACAGACTCCATCATTTTCGTATCGTTCGAGATCGCGACGACGGAGATATGGGCAGTGAGTTCGTCGTTCGCTCCAGCACGCGAAAGCTGGTAAAGCAGTCGAGAAAACGCCGGTTCTTTTTTATCACGCCGACCGACGAGCATATCGAGCTCATCAAGGACGAACACCGCTGAGTCGAAGTTTTCATTGATAATACGATAGAGTTCGTCCCATTTCTCCTTCGTCGCGACACCGTATTTAGGAACTTCAACCTCGACACCGGCTTTATCCGCCGCGCGACTCGCGAGTTCGTAAACGGCAACTCCAAGTGTGTCTAGATCTTGGCAATTTACCTCGATAGTGCCGAATCGAATGTCCCGGGATTCACAAATTCGGTTGATGTTGTTGCAGACGGCTTTGGTGATTAGCGACTTTCCAGTTCCAGAGGGACCGTAGAGAAACAGATTCGGTGGACGATTGTCGCCGAGTGCGACACGCAGCATCTTCGTGACCTCTTGGAGCTGTTCGTCACGACCAACGATCCGATCTTCTTCGACGACATGAGTCGGATCGAGAAGTGAGCGATCGCGAATGAGACGGTTTTGCTCGTCGAACTCTAGTAACATCTGTTCGATCGACTGCGCTTCACCGCTGGATTCAGCTTCGAGTGACGGTACCGTTTCATCGTTGTCGGTTGCCGTCGACTCATGCGCTTGGTTCCGATCGGGGGGAGTCGAAGCCGAGGACGAGTCAGACCTAGTCGAAGACTCGTTTCCCGATGATTTCGCGTCTTCGCTCGGTCCATCAGAGTCCTCGGTAACCATGTCGGCGACTATACAGGGACGCGACAAAAATGTTCCCCACCCCCATCGATGTGTGATTAGGAGGACGAGCCAGCAATTCGTCCGTCCATCATTGTTCTATCTTCATTGTCCGGGAGATCGCGAAGACGTCTAACGATGTGTTAGAGCGAAACCACGGGACACAGACACCCCTCTATCGATGTGTTCTACCTTCCCCGTAGCTGGTGCTATGACTACCTCAGAGAAGAGGGTATGAGGAAAATCAAGGGAATAGCCATAGGAGAGCGTGAAACGGCCAGTGAAGGCGAACTACGAGATTGGAAGGCGAGAAAGTTGGCACTTCAAAATGACGTTTGGATCCACACTAGCCGAAACACATCGAACACATCGATAAAGGGGTGTGTGAGTGTTCGTTCTAGAAAGCTAGAAGAAGAAGACGAAGTCAGCAGCATATTGGATCCATGGAGTCCTTCTCCGAGATCGTATTACGGGCTCTATCGTACAATAGTACGCTTTTCATAGCCTTGAGTGCCGCTTTGGAGAAACAGATTCAGCCTAATGGACCCCTCCCCCTCGAGACATCGAACACATCGATAGAGGGGTGTCTCTGTGAGTAAACCGTCTTGGGATCAAGTCACGAGGCACTCGGCTCGCCTTATCCGTACAACAAAAAAGGCGGTGTAGTCTTCATCTGTGCCGTCGATCTATTGACTCACTTGATGGATGAACTCTACCGTAGATATAATAATCGAGCCTTTCGTCAGCACTGGAACCGAACCGTCCCTGCGAACACATCGATAGAGGGGTGCCCGAAGCAAGATGGACTACGTATCGATGGGGCCTAACCAGTATCTCGGTGACGCTGAGGGTATTGTTGACCTACATGCGAGCCAAGAACTGTTGCTGGTGATATCGGCTTAGACCCCACCAACATAAAATACCGTCGAGGTGGGTCGTTTCCAGGATTACTGAAAAGGAGGTGTGCGTCTGTGCAGCTGGTTTCAACTCTCTGGCTTTCCGAGGTACTCCCACTTGAGCTTCTCCCCCTGTCGCATCACACGATATTGGTACGGCCCATGCGGACAGCCGCCGCAGTTCTTCCCGCAAGGTACCTTCTTCGTAACGATCGTCCCTTTCGAGTCTGCCTCGGCATCCACCACCTCTTCGCCATCATCGGCGAACCGCTCGTCGTCAATCTCACGGGTCAGCCACTCGATTCGCGCTTCACAGTAGGCGATGATATCTTCGAGCGTGTCGGTGTCCTGCCGGTCGATCCCCTCGTGGACATACTTCGGGACCGAGTTGGGCGCCTGGGGTCGTTCCATTCTTACCAAACGATCTAAGGGGAATGGCGTTAAAATGTTTGGTAAGACAATCGCTAATCAGCCACTCCTGTCTCTCTTTTCTGACGCAGATATCTCTACAGAGCGGTCCGTAGAGGCAGAATAGAGCGCGGCTGCTATTGTCCCAATAGGGGTAAACCGCAACGTTGAAACCTGCTGAGTGTTATATTCTACGTAGAAAATGCAGTTATGAGCGCCACACAAAAGACACAAACTAAACGGCAGGGGCTTTCGACTCGTGAGAGCCAACTCCTTTCGCGACTCGCCGCAGCGGGTCGCCAGATCATCTCGATCGATGATATCGCCGGTACACTCGGGGTTGCATCCAATACTGCCCGTGAGACCGCTTCTCGTCTTACCGAGAAGGGGTGGCTGGACCGGCTCCTTCCCGGGACGTATCTCATCATTCCGCTCGCTGCCGGTGAGACACCCGTCTACACGACCCATGAGTATCTGATCGCGTCGCACGTTGCCGAGCCGATGTACATCGGCTACTACAGCGCACTCAGCCATCACGGACTCACTGAGCAAGTTCCACGGACTGTGTACGTTGTCACCCCGACGCGGGCCCGGAGTCGCGAGATTCACGATGTGCCCTATCGCGTCACGACGGTCACTGAGCGGAAGTTCTTCGGCTATGAGCCGACCTCCATCGAGGGAACAGCCGTGAACGTAGCTGACTTGGAGAAGACGCTCGTTGACTGTGCCGACCACCCAGAGTACTGTGGTGGTCTCCACGAACTCGCGAAAGCGATGATCGC includes the following:
- a CDS encoding orc1/cdc6 family replication initiation protein; its protein translation is MLLEFDEQNRLIRDRSLLDPTHVVEEDRIVGRDEQLQEVTKMLRVALGDNRPPNLFLYGPSGTGKSLITKAVCNNINRICESRDIRFGTIEVNCQDLDTLGVAVYELASRAADKAGVEVEVPKYGVATKEKWDELYRIINENFDSAVFVLDELDMLVGRRDKKEPAFSRLLYQLSRAGANDELTAHISVVAISNDTKMMESVGSRALSSFTPEDVHFDDYDANQLQAILRRRKDAFFDDVIDEDVIPLAAAFAAQTHGDARKAIDLIRVAGELAEREGDDRICEEHVREAQDKVEKNRVLEVVRGISTQKKLCLYATAAVAAETADGSARSTTGYRVYQFLTDSLDTDQYHQETYVNKMKELTTYSLVEFERRSHGPSSGMFLEFRFAEYPETILETLREDSRLDMVGHEEVKNVVRAQLRNQR
- a CDS encoding type IV toxin-antitoxin system AbiEi family antitoxin domain-containing protein; protein product: MSATQKTQTKRQGLSTRESQLLSRLAAAGRQIISIDDIAGTLGVASNTARETASRLTEKGWLDRLLPGTYLIIPLAAGETPVYTTHEYLIASHVAEPMYIGYYSALSHHGLTEQVPRTVYVVTPTRARSREIHDVPYRVTTVTERKFFGYEPTSIEGTAVNVADLEKTLVDCADHPEYCGGLHELAKAMIAANERGCSWATVGEYLQRLDNGAATKRIVYLADQLPIDLPERETLVEAFTSGYSLLDPTRSEQGPYDSAYRLRINVDPAMIGPMES